The Salvia miltiorrhiza cultivar Shanhuang (shh) chromosome 2, IMPLAD_Smil_shh, whole genome shotgun sequence DNA window aagagaaatttttgttatccgtccttttttattataaatttattaatgaaAAAGAACGCACCCTAAAATTTACTTTCAACCTCACAACTATGACTATTATATCTACAAGGGTAGTTATCAATATGGggtattttttcaattagagtGAGCATTTCACAATGAAAAACAAGCAAGGGCTTGACGCACTCAATCAAAGTTTGGATAGTAAGTAAGATTTAGACTCGAGAATACAGAGTGTACTCGACAGATCTCGTTTTAAAAAgcacttagagcatccacattggttGAGTCAGTTACTGACTTATCCATGCTCTGGGACCACTTATGAGTCAAGGTCTGCATTGGTCCGACTAATCATGCTTACTTATatgaattagttttgatttttgtttttatcatttaatttaaatgacacaaatttaaatgacaaatttaaataacacatctCTCGCTTGAGGCGATTCTTTGTCTCGTACTCCTCGGCAAATTTTTTGAGGGTGGAGCGCGTCTCACCCATGAATTCCTCACACTCGGGAGGAGTTGTCGAGCCTTCCGATGCCTtggccttcgccgccttgttacCTATTGGCCGGGATTTCTTTGCCCGAGACCGAGGTAGTGAAATCGCCGCTCTCCGACGTATTTGTCCTCTTGGGAGGAATGCACGTCTTCTTCGAGGTACAACATTGGACTTTCGGTTCGCCCGGAGAATCCTTTACACGTTCTACCACTTGAATGGAACGTTCTTGATGCGCGATGTGTATAGTGTTTGCGCCTTCTCCCGAATCATGTCGTCTGAGTGCTCAAACGGCCACTTGGCCTTCGCTTCGACCCACGTAGTCTTCTAAAGCTTAACCTCGGAACTAACACTGGCCCAATGAGATTTGATTTGGCGAAGGGTAAACGACTCGTTCAACAAGGCGTTTACGCGTTCCACGACTCTTCCCCAATAGTGTTCGCCTTTTTTGTCAACACCACGAATGGAATTGTTGGTCTCCTCAATCCACACATGAGTGATGAGATTGGTCTCATCGAGATTGTAAGTGTGGCAACTTTTCTTGTCGTCTTGTAGCTCCGCCAGCGTCTTCTCCTTGAATGCCCAAGCCATCCTCCATTGTCGTGGCTGTGGCTCCATCGCGCCTTCGCCCTTGAGTTGAATCGCCCAAATTAACTCCCAAAAAATCGAGATGGTAATATGGATCAGAAAGATCACCAGTCCAATTAGGAGAAAATTAATCAGGGGTATTGGGGTCGTTGGGATCTATTGAAATTGAGAGATATAAGAGATAAGAATAATAGTGTGGAAGAATGAAAAAAATGTGAGATGGGAATAGGTATTtataagagaaaaaaaaaattaaaaaaggcAATTGTGTTGTGCCGttgagaaaggaaaaaaaaataatttaaaggcTAAATAGTCgttggaaaagaaaaagaaacaaacaaaaataaataaaatcagcaTGTAACCACtggaattcaaaataaatatgttttttttattcaatGCGTAAAGACATGTGCCTGCCTTAAAGAGGCAATGAGCCGAGCTCATCTCATTAGGCCGCAACTCGAGCCAAGGCATACCGCATCGGTCGACTCATAGCTTGGGCTAACTCGAGTCAACCCTATGAACTGACTGATGTGGATGCTCTTTCCAAAATTTGAGGCTTCGAGTGCTTGATTTTGAACTTGAGACTATGAGATCTTTTTAACGAAGATATGTTTCTAAGAATATTTTATACCTTTCTGTGTTAAACTTTTATATAGGTTTTCAAATAGAGAAGTCTCATGAAAAATTAAtatgaaattttagatttaagAGAAATAAGAACTAGAAAATCCTCAAAATACAAAGTAGGATTCTTAATCAATGCGGAATAAATCAAAGAAATCTGAGAAATGGGTTGATCCTCCTGCTAAGGGCAGTGTAATGCAGAAGCTTACAATGAGGATACCCTAGAGACTAAATTAGATTGCAAAGCAAGTTAATTAACTGATTAATCTCTTTAGGAAGCATGACCTACATAGTTGCATAGATTAATACAATATATGATCTGCTATgtcattaattacaaataaCCACAAGCCCAAGCAGAGGAAGAAGACTTCTCTGCCTGTACAACAATGCTTGAGATCAGCAGAATGCATAGTGGCCTTACTTCCTCTGCCGCTTTGTCTCTGCCTGCACGATAATGAAAATAGCTCGGATGAACGAGAGGAAATTAAAACTCTGCAATGCCTAGCAGGTATACTTATGATCGAAACTATAGCGACATAAAATATGTATTCAAGGACAGATAAATTCTTTTCTTGTAGGTTCCTAGAAGGCCCAAGTGTTTATCaagtaaaaaatattttccacATTAAAGGTGTTTTGTATGATAGCTTAAACAAGATAAGAGGGGTCAGAAACTAAACCAGTTTGCCAAGAAAATAAGCCTGCTTACTTTGCCATTTGTAAGTGAGGTTTCTTGGAGTTTTTTTACGTCTTCATCAGATCCATGTTCAGCGCAAATAAAGTGATCCAATTGCTTTGCCTGTTCCACTGTCATGTCTACACAAGCAGGATGGTACCTACAAAAGAATCACACAACAATCCATTAAGAGAAACATTAAGATAAAATCATTGCACCCACAATAATTTGAGCGCTTCATCAGGGGAAGGGACATGACAAATAACTAAAACTCCACACTGCTTAGAATGATAGAATCTCGAAAGGGCAAAAACATTTCACGAGTACCAAACACAAGTAGCTGCCTGTCCCGATCCATCCCTCTCCAAGTCACTCCCTACCAAAAACATAAGATGAGATCTAAACCGACAAGTACATGAAATCGCGGGTGTTGTGTGCTAAAAAATAATCTCCATATCTTAGGATGAGCACATGAGAGGCAATTGCACATCTGTTACTTAGTGAGATTGACAAAGAGCATACTACAACGAGAAAATTTATGAGAATAAATAATGTGCTCCATATAAAGATAATAAAAAGAAATCAAGTATAAGCAGCAGATTGGTTATTTATGGATGATTCAAAGAGGACAAAGAGGAGTATATTATACCAGCTTAATCTCTCTAGAAGATGACTGGGTGACAAAGAAAGGGTATTCAAACAAAAGAAATGAGCTTTCACAGGAAACCTATAAAACAAGATACTGCTTTATTTACTGTTGACCCAGTTATATAACACAGCTCATGCCTCATGGACAATCTCATCGTGCACTCATCACACCAAATCCATGGTTTCAAATCACGGATTCATCTTTTCACATTTTCAAGGGGAGATATTGAACTTGATGAAGTATCTATTTTATGGAAAAACAACAGAGTCAGGGATAACTCACACACCAGTCTTTGCATTCGTCGCATTGTATCATCAGGTCATCAGGATTGTAGGGCATCTCACATTTGCAATACCTTTCAAAATGTAATCACAGAAAAATCATTTAGTGTCTCCGGAAGACATCATTATGAACCAAAACCACACAATAAAATATGCACCACTCACACCGCCACACGATCTGGCAGAAAAGCTCCAGTCGCAGGTTTATACTCAAAGCGGCAATAGTAATCCTCAGGGCCAACATTCTGCAGCTTAGTATAATTCTTGAAAGAGTGAACAATGCATTTTCCCTCGATAGTGTGAGCACTCTGTGTGTCATGGTGATCTGATAAGAACAATTCCTTGGCTCCATGGAACTGTCTTCTTCCTCCGACTGCTTCCTCTGGCCTGTAGTACCACCTCACCCGGACTTTCATATTGTTACGGTTATCAGCCTCAATCTTCTCCACCCGTGCCACATAAGGCGCGGTGTTACTTTCTGATGGCCGCATCAAGACACAATCTCCAGCTTAATTTCCCCAGAAACACAACAGTAAAACTAAATTCAGAAGCTCAAATACCTATATACCCAAATCTAAAAACATTCATACAGTGTGCTACTAGTAGAGGCCGAATTTCATGCCTAacacaaataaaataaacagaAACTATTATTCCTTAATACTATAGTGCCACATTTATGCTCGTAATTTCTTAGTTAGGAATCTTCACGCCATTGAAGAACATCAGCAAAGATGCCCAGCTCTGAGATAATTACAGCCCCATCTTCATTCCCATAGTGAAACCAAGATTTTTTTGCTATcaaattttacaaaataaataaagaaagaaaacaaaaggaaaaatgTAAAGAATTCATAAACATGCATGCAGAACACGAGTTCCCCACTGCAATGCTGCATTACAACCATTAATCCCAAGGAAATAACAAAATAACGAAAGCCCATTTCGCAGCAGCACTCTCAAAGCAACACACACAACTTCACAATCCATAAAATTCCCGCATTTCACATAGGTCCACAGAATATACATCTCTCGGTATACCTTTAACAACTTTGTTGGTGCCTCTAATTGTGTAAGAATCTACATCTCTCTTTCCAGGTCTCGTTTTCGCCATGGATAGACTAGTCAGAgaaactcctctctctctctctctctctctctctagaaacaGCAGCCTTCCCGTCGAAGATTTTCGAAACACCGGAAAAAAAAACCCTTCAAATGACGACGTTGAAAGGAACcgaacataaaaaattaaaagcacATTTTAATGGGGGGCTGAATCGGAAGAATCGGGAAACAGAATTACATAAACCCTAGAACTTTTGGGGGGTAAAATTTGCGGTTAAAACAAACCCTAAGAGAGCACTGCTTTGTCCGTATTCAAATGGTATTTATTGGGGGAAATGAGTATAATTTTGGAGTATTAAAAATGGTGTGAAACTACAATTTTAAGAATTAATTATGAGAACTAATCCTGATTTAGAGTTCTTAAACCGTTCTGCTGCAGTCATTAATGATATGCAGAGATGTCATTTGTAGCACTACAGCTTTTTGAGGTTAGGCACTGTCAATGGGAGAGGAAGCGACGTCAATATCATGCCTTGCAGTTTTATTACACGAAATTCTTGAAAACATTAATTTGGGATAAATTTCTTCAAATACTCTCTCCGTACCTCCTTATCTCGAAACACTTTACTTTTTGAGTTGTTTCATCAATTTtgagataattttttatttagtaaaaaaattatcttttatttatctttttatttttccacTTTACCCACAAAATATtagtagtagtatttttttaattctcgtatcaaaaaaaaaaagatttcaagATAGCCGAAAGTATAGTCTAATCTAATTTCACTCACAAGAtgcattaatattattttagtttttgccAAATACACATGAATTTATGGATAGTGAaacttgcaaaaaaaaaatacatgaagtgtatatatatatataggatagtgagaaccacaatttcgtgagaacatgagaattattattattattattattattattattattattattattattattattattattattattgcatctgctatacaaattaatgcatccactATCAAATATACTgcattcgaaaaaaataaattttttgctccctccaggattcgaacacaggttctgcattcatccactaagatgatgcatccatcgtagatcttgaagatcgaatggtttaaaatggttctcgtTCTTATTTtgtttagtggttcttatttgaatctctccacacacacacacacacatatatatatatatacatatatatatagggggctgctccaatgagaccccctaattttagtgagatctagggcacgatctggtgcgtttattttattaatcatatGACCGATATTGTATCtaaagggtgattttttttcgcagggttcgaatcctggagggagcagaatattttaaattttgttattcatcaatatatactgcattgttcatcagtatatacggccatgttcatcagtatatatgttttattcattacgaattttttaaattttatttttcatcagtatatacatcttgttcattagatatacgttttgttcattagtattatatgtcttattcattgtcctagtgtttcacgaaaaatatggggtctcactggagcgcgcccctatatatatatatatatatatatatatatatatatatatatatatatatatcatcaaataaatTACTACACGCAAGTGAGACCTTTATATCACATAAAAGTTGAAAATATATTACACAACACGCATGCACACAGTACTTTACACTTTACAccatataaaaatgaaaaaaaaaataccacaTCACAGATAATTAAACGGAATTGAACCCAAAACATTTTTCTAAAGAAGAATCTTTAGATTCTCCAGCTTGAAAATAGAAAATCTGGATAGTAGGGACTTGATTTAGGAGGTAGCAGGCGATTGGTTcagaacgttgatgtcgttgttcgaaccggcgacaccgaagaaggcatgccaaatccacaaatcgtgggatgcaacggcctccaagatcaaggtggGCTTCCCTTGATCACCGTGTGTATATGCGCcatgccacgcctttgggcaattcttccatgcccaatgcatacaatcaagactcccgagcatcccaGGAAATccgtgtcgcgcctcgtgcatctgaAGAAGGCGTTGGACACCCGCCGCCATAGGACATTGAAGATACTCGACACCATATGCCCGGATGACAGCTCTACAGAATTTTTTTAGGCATATACGCATTGTCGTGTCAGCTTGGTGCCGGTGATCTTTGAGGCCAACCGACGATACTACCAGATGAGCTACTACTTATGTGATGGCATATATCCAGAGTGGTattgcttcgtcaagagtccaccgatgACGACCAATTCAAAGGAtgcgaggttcaagaagatgcaagaaacATCACGAAATgatgtcgaacgtgcctttggagtgcTTCAATCTCGATGGAAAATCATTCAAAGTCCGGCGTGGAGTTGGTACGTCGAGCATCTCAAGGACATCGtgatgtgttgcatcattctccataacatgattgtggagaacgAAGGTGAAGCGGCTACCCactggagagatgacgacgTAGGACAcagggcgtctagcagtgactcgacggagaaTGCTTGAGCAACCCCGCCTAGCTTCGAGGAATACGTGCAAAGATATGCGattctccgagataggcagaTACATGCTTAGCTCCAACATGATTTGATCGAGcacgtttgggcacgtttcggacctctagggccgaaatagttattttaggatatgttttaaatttttaagctttatgtaatttttaggattttaaaattaatgcaattttaatttgaagtaatttgtcttatttaaatttgtgcaattaaatttaaataaaatatacaaaaatcaaaactaaaaagatcaagtAAGAGATCAAGTCATCCCACTGTGGCCTCCTTACTCATTGTGGTCCCCCCTTCTATCAAGTAAGCTCTTTACTCAACCATTGTGGATACTCTAATCTATGATGGCATGATGATTACAtttaatatatttcttttatttttgtaaaaatttcaTAGCTGCTATTTAAGTATATATTTGAGTAAAATCGTATTTATGTGCAATAATCTACGAATCACACATGATGAATAAATTGTTGATATATTCAATATGATACAAAAGGGGTACAACTGTATTCTTCCAAAAATTTAAAAGCATTACTAGtatatgtaaaaaataaaagggttaatagccaaaaaatacacgaactatcaccaaatttataaattgcacatgaccttcaaaaatagcctcagaatacataTAATACATATGTTGGAAGCAGTTAGAAGTGGCCTTAGGGAGAGACAATTTCAGAAGTTAAAACATGTTGAAAGTGTGTCTGATGTGTTAACACCTGCTGTtagaaaaaaagttgaaaaattGAAGAGTTTGGCTAGGTTCTGTACAGCTCACCCTGGGCTAGGGGGTAAGTTTGAGGTTGAGAACAAGGATGATAGATTCATAGTTTCTTTACCTGAAAGAAACTGCAGCTGTAGAGTTTGGGAGCTCACTGGCATTCCATGTATCCATGCCATTTCTGCTATCCATTTCATGAAGGAAGATCCAGCCAATTATGTCCACAAGTACCTGACTACTGAGACCTACTTGAAAGCATATTCATATCCATTGGAGCCAATAAATGGTGAAAGACAATGGCCCAAGGCAGTAGGCTATCCAGTTCAACCTCCACAAGTGAGGGTGATGCCTGGGAGGCCAAAGAAGAAAAGGAGAAGGGATCAGGATGAGAAGGATCCCAAAAATCCTTCTAGACTGACTAGGGCAGGGACTGTTATGACATGCCAAAATTGTTTTCAGTTAGGTCACAATTCCAGAGGGTGCAAGAATGAGACTGTGGAGAAAGAGAAGCCAGAAAAGAGAAAGCCAGGAAGACCAAGGAAACACCCTATGCCAGATGATGATGTGAACTCAGGTGGAGCAAGTAAGAGTAAGAAGAAGAGTAAGAGTAAGACCCTAGCTATGGAACGAGCACAGGTACAAGCATCATTTTCATATTTTCCAGTCATGCAGAATTTGTTTGATTCAATGTTGATTCTAACTATGTTTCTAATGCTTGTTGTAGGCATCAAAGGGTGTAGGGCACTTTGTGGGAGAGGAGACAGGAAACTCTTACATTTGCTCTGGGAGTATAGTGCATCAAGTACCAAGAGGGGAAGAACTATCATCTCAAGTGCCAACCCAACAATCCCAAACCAAGAACTGACTGTTGAAGCTGTCCTTATTTTGAAGTGGTTTTAAATGTCCAAAGTTAGCTCAGAAACTTGTTTTTGAAGTTCAAACTTATGAGACTCCTATTACTatgtattttgtattttcttttgCTGATGAAAGACAAATTCCATATTATATGAATGGAgccatattttattttgaagatGCCAATGTGTCTAATACAAAATGCCACTGCAGATTTCCATATTTTCATTACCAACAATTCAATGTCCATTGCACTTGAAAATTGGACAATACAATATGTATATGAAAATAGGATACTAAACAACAAGTTGAAGCACTAACATGTTCAATCAC harbors:
- the LOC131008026 gene encoding uncharacterized protein LOC131008026; the encoded protein is MLEAVRSGLRERQFQKLKHVESVSDVLTPAVRKKVEKLKSLARFCTAHPGLGGKFEVENKDDRFIVSLPERNCSCRVWELTGIPCIHAISAIHFMKEDPANYVHKYLTTETYLKAYSYPLEPINGERQWPKAVGYPVQPPQVRVMPGRPKKKRRRDQDEKDPKNPSRLTRAGTVMTCQNCFQLGHNSRGCKNETVEKEKPEKRKPGRPRKHPMPDDDVNSGGASKSKKKSKSKTLAMERAQASKGVGHFVGEETGNSYICSGSIVHQVPRGEELSSQVPTQQSQTKN
- the LOC131011307 gene encoding chromatin remodeling protein EBS-like isoform X1; amino-acid sequence: MAKTRPGKRDVDSYTIRGTNKVVKAGDCVLMRPSESNTAPYVARVEKIEADNRNNMKVRVRWYYRPEEAVGGRRQFHGAKELFLSDHHDTQSAHTIEGKCIVHSFKNYTKLQNVGPEDYYCRFEYKPATGAFLPDRVAVYCKCEMPYNPDDLMIQCDECKDWYHPACVDMTVEQAKQLDHFICAEHGSDEDVKKLQETSLTNGKAETKRQRK
- the LOC131011307 gene encoding chromatin remodeling protein EBS-like isoform X2, coding for MAKTRPGKRDVDSYTIRGTNKVVKESNTAPYVARVEKIEADNRNNMKVRVRWYYRPEEAVGGRRQFHGAKELFLSDHHDTQSAHTIEGKCIVHSFKNYTKLQNVGPEDYYCRFEYKPATGAFLPDRVAVYCKCEMPYNPDDLMIQCDECKDWYHPACVDMTVEQAKQLDHFICAEHGSDEDVKKLQETSLTNGKAETKRQRK